TCTAGAGTCCTGAGTTCTAAGAAAAAGATGCTGCTACCTTTGtttgggatacatgtatatgtgtttggGAGTGtatttgtgtttgcttttgaAGATGATTTCATGGTCTTTAAATGCTACTATGTCCTGAGCAGGACTCAGAATCAAACTGACTTTCCAGAATTGACCTGGGCCCTTGTAGTAATTATCAGGGTCTGTTGAAGTAATAATCACATTTTCAGTTTACTGGTAAAGAAATTACAAGCAATGTCAAAAAGGGAAAGactgacttatttttcttcttgtatttaatacaatgttattattattattttcttaattttaatatctttaaagttTCACAACCTTTTCCCAAGACTTTCTTGGAGGCACTTTTCACCTCTTTGTTTCTTAGACTATAGATGAGTGGGTTCAACATGGGGATAACCACAGTGTAAAACACAGATGCCATTTTGTCTGTGTCCAGGGAGTGGTTTGACTTGGGTTGCAGGTACATAAAGATCAGCGTGCCATAAAAAATAGTAACAGCCACCATGTGGGAGCCACAGGTAGAAATGGCCTTGAGTCGCCCCTGGGTAGAGCGGATCCTtaggatggtggtgatgatgaagaGGTAGGACGTGAGGACAATGGAAGATGAACAGATCATATCAAAACCAGCAAAGGCAAAGATCAGAATTTCCTTCATGCGTGTGTCTGAGCATGACAGAGCCAAGAGAGGAAGGTCATCACAGTAGAAATGGTTAATGACATTGGGGCCACAGTAGGTTAGACGGAAGGTGATGATGGTATGGAACAGGGCAACCAGAAAGCTGTATACATATGGAACTGCCACTAGTCGAATGCAGACTCTCTTTGACATCAGTGTGGAATAATG
Above is a genomic segment from Bos javanicus breed banteng chromosome 15, ARS-OSU_banteng_1.0, whole genome shotgun sequence containing:
- the LOC133261491 gene encoding olfactory receptor 8U3, with amino-acid sequence MAKVNLTFVTEFILKGITERPELQVPCFVVFLVIYLVTVLGNLGLITLIRTDARLHTPMYYFLSHLAFVDLCYSSAITPKMMVNFVVEHNTIAFYACAMQLGCFLTFMITECFLLASMAYDRYVAICSPLHYSTLMSKRVCIRLVAVPYVYSFLVALFHTIITFRLTYCGPNVINHFYCDDLPLLALSCSDTRMKEILIFAFAGFDMICSSSIVLTSYLFIITTILRIRSTQGRLKAISTCGSHMVAVTIFYGTLIFMYLQPKSNHSLDTDKMASVFYTVVIPMLNPLIYSLRNKEVKSASKKVLGKGCETLKILKLRK